One window from the genome of Aquabacterium sp. A3 encodes:
- the pmbA gene encoding metalloprotease PmbA, which produces MATTSRTPSSKNTSAKAHDGFAYSQADFQQLIEDALGLARTLGATDAAAEVSEGVGLSVSVRKGKLENVERNRDKTIGVTVYVGQRRGNASTSDFSAQALEQTVRAAYDIARYTAEDPAAGLPSPDDLAMGRAARRDLDLFHPWAVDAEAAADLARRCEDAALVVDPRITNSEGAGVSAQQSHFFAGNTAGFRGGYASSRHSLSVSPIAGRGKDMQRDFWYSSERDARDMARPEAVGRYAAERALARLKSRKIATCEVPVLFENTLAAGLLGAYVQATSGGALYRKATFLLDSLGQPIFPKHIDVLEDPHILKGKGSAPFDDEGVLTRKRRVVKQGVVQGYFLSSYSARKLGMRTTGHAGGSQNLTMTSRLTDPKDNLKAMLKKLGTGLFVTELMGQGVNYVTGDYSRGAAGYWVENGVIQYPVHEITIAGHLGEMFRQIVAIGADAYTYGSKTVGSVLIERMKVAGH; this is translated from the coding sequence ATGGCCACCACTTCTCGCACGCCCTCCTCCAAGAACACCAGCGCCAAAGCGCATGATGGCTTTGCCTACAGTCAAGCCGATTTTCAGCAACTGATTGAAGACGCGCTGGGCCTGGCTCGCACCTTGGGGGCCACCGATGCAGCCGCCGAAGTGTCCGAAGGCGTTGGGCTGTCGGTGTCGGTGCGCAAGGGCAAACTGGAAAACGTTGAACGCAACCGCGACAAAACCATTGGCGTGACCGTTTATGTGGGGCAGCGCCGCGGCAATGCCAGCACGTCCGACTTCTCTGCGCAGGCCCTGGAGCAAACCGTGCGGGCGGCCTATGACATCGCCCGATACACCGCAGAAGACCCAGCCGCCGGTCTGCCCTCGCCAGACGATCTCGCCATGGGCCGGGCGGCGCGGCGCGATCTGGACCTCTTCCACCCCTGGGCCGTGGACGCCGAAGCCGCTGCCGATCTGGCTCGGCGATGCGAAGATGCCGCCTTGGTCGTCGATCCGCGCATCACCAACTCCGAAGGTGCGGGCGTTTCGGCCCAGCAGTCGCATTTTTTTGCGGGCAACACGGCCGGTTTCAGGGGTGGGTACGCCAGCTCTCGGCATTCCTTGTCGGTTTCACCCATCGCCGGCCGGGGCAAAGACATGCAACGCGACTTCTGGTACAGCTCCGAGCGCGATGCACGCGACATGGCCCGTCCGGAAGCGGTCGGTCGCTATGCGGCCGAGCGCGCACTGGCTCGGCTCAAGTCTCGCAAGATCGCCACGTGCGAGGTGCCCGTGCTGTTCGAGAACACCTTGGCAGCGGGCTTGCTGGGCGCCTACGTCCAGGCCACCAGTGGTGGCGCTTTGTACCGCAAGGCCACCTTCTTGCTGGACAGCCTGGGACAGCCCATTTTCCCCAAGCACATCGATGTGCTTGAAGATCCACACATCCTCAAGGGCAAAGGCAGCGCACCGTTCGACGATGAGGGCGTGCTCACCCGCAAGCGCCGGGTGGTCAAGCAGGGCGTGGTTCAAGGCTACTTTTTGTCCAGTTATTCGGCTCGCAAGTTGGGCATGCGCACCACAGGTCACGCCGGTGGCTCGCAAAACCTGACCATGACCAGCCGGCTGACCGATCCCAAAGACAACCTCAAAGCCATGCTGAAGAAGCTGGGCACGGGCCTGTTCGTGACGGAGCTGATGGGACAAGGTGTCAACTACGTCACAGGTGATTACTCTCGTGGCGCGGCCGGCTACTGGGTTGAAAATGGGGTCATTCAGTACCCGGTGCACGAAATCACCATCGCCGGGCATCTGGGCGAGATGTTCCGCCAGATCGTGGCGATTGGCGCCGACGCCTACACCTACGGCAGCAAGACCGTGGGGTCGGTGCTGATCGAGCGCATGAAGGTGGCGGGGCATTGA
- a CDS encoding TRAP transporter substrate-binding protein yields MQRRSFIHHAGMAGILTAGTAPAVVHAQTQLRWRLASSFPKSLDTIYGAAEVFSQKVSEMSGGKFQISIHAGGELMPPFGVVDGVQKGTVEMAHTAPYYFVGKDETFAIGCTIPFGLNSRQMSAWMYEGNGLKLMREFYAKYDIINFPGGNTGAQMGGWYRKPVKSLADMKGLKIRIGGFAGKVVERLGAVPQNLPGGEIYQALEKGTIDAAEWVGPYDDQKLGFHKVAPYYHFPGWWEGGPQLDFYINAKAFNSLSSEYKAMIEAAASHAHVEMQARYDARNPAALKQLVAAKTKLVQFPKPVLDAAFKASMDIYGELNEKNPAWRKVYSDYAKFRADQNMWFRFTEATYDRYLQAAKL; encoded by the coding sequence ATGCAACGCCGCTCATTCATTCATCACGCCGGTATGGCCGGCATTCTGACCGCAGGCACTGCACCTGCGGTGGTTCACGCTCAAACGCAACTGCGCTGGCGCCTGGCCTCCAGTTTCCCCAAGTCTCTGGACACCATCTACGGAGCGGCCGAAGTCTTCTCGCAGAAGGTCTCCGAGATGTCTGGCGGAAAGTTCCAGATCTCCATCCACGCCGGGGGCGAGCTGATGCCCCCGTTCGGTGTGGTCGATGGGGTGCAAAAAGGCACCGTGGAGATGGCGCACACTGCGCCCTATTACTTTGTGGGCAAAGACGAAACCTTTGCCATCGGCTGCACCATCCCCTTTGGCTTGAACTCGCGGCAGATGTCGGCATGGATGTACGAAGGCAATGGCCTGAAGCTGATGCGCGAGTTCTATGCCAAGTACGACATCATCAATTTCCCGGGGGGCAACACCGGCGCCCAGATGGGCGGCTGGTACCGCAAGCCCGTGAAGAGCCTGGCGGACATGAAAGGCCTGAAGATCCGCATTGGCGGATTTGCGGGCAAGGTGGTCGAGCGCCTGGGGGCCGTCCCCCAGAACCTGCCTGGCGGGGAAATCTATCAAGCCCTCGAGAAGGGCACCATCGACGCCGCTGAATGGGTGGGGCCCTACGACGATCAAAAACTGGGGTTTCACAAGGTGGCGCCGTATTACCACTTCCCAGGCTGGTGGGAAGGCGGCCCCCAGCTCGACTTCTACATCAATGCCAAGGCATTCAACAGCCTGAGCAGCGAGTACAAGGCCATGATCGAGGCCGCCGCCTCGCACGCCCATGTCGAGATGCAGGCGCGATACGACGCGCGCAATCCCGCTGCGCTCAAGCAATTGGTGGCCGCCAAGACCAAGCTGGTGCAATTCCCGAAACCGGTGCTGGACGCAGCTTTCAAGGCCTCCATGGACATCTACGGCGAGCTCAATGAGAAGAACCCGGCATGGCGCAAGGTGTACAGCGACTACGCCAAGTTCCGAGCCGACCAGAACATGTGGTTCCGCTTCACCGAGGCCACCTACGATCGCTACCTTCAGGCAGCCAAGCTCTGA
- a CDS encoding response regulator transcription factor, which yields MNAFNSGAPGGVVYLVDDESVVRDALVFLLGSRGLVVHAFDGAAALLSFLASQPKPIRGIFLLDVRMEPMSGLRLHEALIEQGIRNPVLFLSGHGDIPMVVESLKKGAFDFLEKPYSDNTLADRVQQALAVEASSYAENARAAEREARLASLSEREREIMLRVAAGKLNKVIADELHIAIRTVEVHRARVFSKLGVRSAAELAGLLAAAQP from the coding sequence ATGAATGCATTCAACTCGGGCGCGCCCGGTGGCGTGGTCTACCTGGTCGATGACGAGAGCGTCGTGAGAGACGCGCTGGTGTTTTTGCTGGGCTCTCGTGGACTGGTGGTTCATGCCTTTGATGGTGCGGCCGCCTTGTTGTCATTTCTGGCATCGCAGCCTAAACCCATTCGCGGCATCTTCTTGCTGGATGTGCGCATGGAGCCCATGTCCGGACTTCGTCTGCACGAAGCCCTGATTGAGCAAGGCATCCGAAACCCTGTGCTGTTTCTCAGCGGCCATGGCGACATTCCCATGGTGGTCGAGTCTCTGAAGAAGGGGGCCTTTGACTTCCTGGAGAAACCTTACAGCGACAACACCTTGGCCGACCGCGTGCAGCAGGCCTTGGCCGTCGAGGCCTCGTCATATGCAGAAAACGCGCGTGCAGCCGAGCGTGAGGCACGCCTGGCCAGCCTCAGCGAGCGTGAGAGAGAAATCATGCTGCGTGTGGCGGCGGGCAAACTCAACAAGGTCATCGCCGACGAACTGCACATTGCCATTCGCACCGTGGAGGTACACCGCGCCCGCGTGTTTTCAAAGTTGGGGGTGCGTTCGGCGGCTGAACTGGCGGGGCTGTTGGCCGCCGCTCAGCCCTGA
- a CDS encoding sensor histidine kinase yields the protein MAAPQRPAHWLGGRSPLMKSLWAWPLVLSLVFVMGVARWLHAEQEDAQEALRQSLITDALSLESQLNARLEAEANSLRALADALAGQAMSAEGFQQHPLVLDGLRRFWISVSWVDAQGRLRAHAPSDVVPPRARVRGLEDEGGLTGHLSVPIQSAQAAEMASRAAPSQGQLVARYSPASILRQKLPWWLASKYDIRLVDLDDDVIVSTTTGLRQPDQPWYRVPMGASLPNAWLELTARQRVPLWWQSMPMALMGGFLLLVALAALMLRQQMRSVSRAEEAWRTEAAWRSAMEDSLAVGIRARDMDGRLIYVNKTLADMVGYRPDELEGLLPPMPYWVPDDLEDSMKRHRRNMAGQAPREGYESRWQHRDGSAVDVMVFEAPLVDAKGHQIGWMASILNITERKRLEERERKQMETMAHHARLTMIGEVASTLAHELNQPLSAIASYNAGVLNSLKASQAPEPRVLQALERMGEQAAHAGRIVRRIREFLTRHEPQLEPCAMPEVVHSAVQLLRRDIARHQVQVDLLLDPQLPEVRADAVLVEQVVVNLIRNACDAVGSMGRPGCIRVGAELSGQGRFVKVTVADDGPGVAGGTIDALCAPFYTTKTEGMGMGLAICRSIIELHCGVLDVECSVLGGAAFSFSLPVYQGDETS from the coding sequence ATGGCCGCACCACAGCGGCCCGCACACTGGCTGGGTGGTCGCTCACCCTTGATGAAGTCCCTGTGGGCCTGGCCGCTGGTGCTGTCGCTGGTGTTCGTGATGGGCGTGGCCCGGTGGCTTCATGCTGAGCAAGAAGATGCGCAGGAGGCCTTGCGCCAAAGTCTGATCACCGATGCCTTGTCGCTGGAGTCACAACTCAATGCCCGGTTGGAGGCTGAAGCAAACAGCTTGCGCGCGCTGGCCGATGCCCTGGCCGGTCAGGCCATGAGTGCCGAGGGCTTCCAGCAACATCCACTCGTGCTGGATGGCTTGCGTCGGTTCTGGATCAGCGTGAGCTGGGTGGATGCACAAGGACGGCTCAGGGCCCACGCGCCCAGCGATGTGGTGCCCCCTCGCGCGCGGGTGCGGGGGCTGGAAGACGAGGGGGGGCTGACGGGGCACCTCAGCGTGCCGATTCAGTCGGCGCAGGCCGCCGAAATGGCGTCCCGTGCCGCGCCATCGCAGGGGCAACTGGTGGCCCGGTACTCGCCTGCATCGATCCTGAGGCAGAAGCTGCCATGGTGGCTGGCCTCGAAGTACGACATCCGCCTGGTGGACCTCGATGACGATGTCATCGTCTCCACCACGACCGGCCTGCGTCAGCCCGATCAACCGTGGTATCGGGTGCCCATGGGGGCGTCGTTGCCCAACGCCTGGCTGGAGCTGACCGCGCGCCAGCGCGTTCCACTGTGGTGGCAGTCCATGCCCATGGCCTTGATGGGCGGCTTTTTGCTCTTGGTGGCACTGGCGGCTTTGATGCTGCGTCAGCAGATGCGGTCGGTGTCACGCGCAGAAGAGGCCTGGCGCACCGAGGCCGCGTGGCGCAGCGCCATGGAAGACTCGCTGGCGGTGGGAATCCGGGCCCGGGACATGGACGGTCGTTTGATCTATGTGAACAAGACCTTGGCCGACATGGTGGGCTACCGGCCCGATGAGCTCGAAGGCCTGTTGCCACCCATGCCATATTGGGTGCCTGATGACCTTGAGGACAGCATGAAGCGGCATCGGCGCAACATGGCAGGGCAGGCTCCGCGTGAAGGTTATGAGTCGCGTTGGCAGCACCGCGACGGCTCGGCGGTTGATGTCATGGTGTTCGAGGCGCCTTTGGTGGATGCCAAAGGCCATCAGATCGGCTGGATGGCGTCCATCTTGAACATCACCGAGCGCAAGCGGCTGGAAGAGCGCGAGCGCAAGCAGATGGAAACCATGGCCCACCACGCTCGGCTGACCATGATTGGCGAGGTGGCCTCCACGCTGGCGCACGAACTCAACCAGCCCTTGTCAGCGATAGCAAGCTACAACGCGGGTGTGCTCAATTCATTGAAGGCCTCGCAGGCGCCAGAACCGCGCGTGCTGCAGGCGCTGGAGCGCATGGGTGAACAGGCGGCCCACGCGGGGCGCATCGTCCGACGGATTCGAGAGTTCCTGACGCGACACGAGCCGCAGCTTGAACCTTGTGCCATGCCGGAGGTGGTGCACTCTGCCGTGCAACTGCTTCGCCGGGACATCGCCCGCCATCAGGTGCAGGTCGATCTGCTGCTGGATCCCCAACTGCCAGAGGTGAGGGCTGATGCCGTTCTGGTTGAACAGGTGGTGGTCAATCTGATTCGAAATGCCTGCGATGCCGTGGGCAGCATGGGACGCCCTGGCTGCATACGGGTGGGTGCAGAACTGTCAGGTCAGGGGCGGTTTGTGAAGGTGACGGTGGCCGATGATGGCCCGGGGGTGGCAGGCGGCACGATCGACGCCTTGTGCGCGCCGTTCTACACCACCAAAACGGAAGGCATGGGCATGGGGCTGGCCATCTGCCGCTCCATCATTGAGTTGCACTGTGGCGTGCTGGACGTCGAGTGCAGTGTGTTGGGCGGGGCAGCGTTCTCATTCAGTTTGCCGGTGTATCAGGGGGACGAAACTTCATGA
- a CDS encoding TRAP transporter substrate-binding protein: protein MKLLGQTPVLRRTLLALSLATMVPAAMAQNPIVIKFSHVVASDTPKGRAADFFAKRAAELTKGRVKVEVYPNSQLYKDKEEMEALQLGSVQMLAPSLSKFAPLGVREFEVFDLPFIFDDYTDLHAVTGGPVGKKLLSKLQSRGITGLAYWDNGFKVMSANKPLKAVEDYKGIKMRIQSSKVLDAQMRAVGAMPQVMAFSETYQALQTGVVDGTENPPSNLYTQKMHEVQKHLSVTNHGYLGYAVVVNKKFWDGLPGDVRAALDKAMAEATKVANDVALKDNQEALAKVKAAGKTEIYQPTMGERFLLKKAMMPVHKQMASRIGQDTIDEIYKVTGFDPSKL, encoded by the coding sequence ATGAAACTGCTCGGTCAAACCCCCGTCCTGCGTCGCACCCTGCTGGCCTTGTCGCTGGCCACGATGGTGCCCGCCGCCATGGCACAGAACCCCATTGTGATCAAGTTCAGCCACGTGGTGGCCAGTGACACACCCAAAGGCCGTGCTGCTGACTTCTTCGCCAAGCGCGCAGCAGAGCTCACCAAAGGCCGCGTGAAGGTGGAGGTGTACCCCAACAGCCAACTGTACAAAGACAAGGAAGAGATGGAAGCGCTGCAGCTGGGCTCCGTCCAGATGCTGGCACCGTCGCTATCCAAGTTTGCGCCGCTGGGGGTTCGAGAGTTCGAAGTGTTCGACCTGCCCTTCATCTTTGACGACTACACCGACTTGCATGCCGTGACCGGCGGCCCGGTGGGCAAGAAGCTGCTGAGCAAGCTGCAGTCTCGCGGCATCACGGGCTTGGCTTACTGGGACAACGGCTTCAAGGTGATGTCGGCCAACAAGCCGCTGAAGGCGGTTGAAGACTACAAGGGCATCAAGATGCGCATCCAGTCGTCCAAGGTGCTGGATGCCCAGATGCGCGCTGTGGGCGCCATGCCTCAGGTGATGGCCTTCTCGGAAACTTACCAGGCCTTGCAAACCGGCGTGGTAGACGGCACCGAAAACCCACCGTCAAACCTCTACACCCAGAAGATGCATGAAGTGCAAAAGCACCTGAGCGTGACCAACCACGGTTACCTGGGCTACGCGGTGGTCGTCAACAAGAAGTTCTGGGACGGGCTGCCTGGTGATGTGCGTGCTGCCCTGGACAAGGCCATGGCTGAAGCCACCAAGGTGGCCAACGATGTGGCACTCAAGGACAACCAAGAGGCCTTGGCCAAGGTGAAGGCGGCAGGCAAGACCGAGATCTACCAGCCCACGATGGGCGAGCGGTTCCTGCTGAAGAAAGCCATGATGCCGGTTCACAAGCAAATGGCATCGCGCATCGGTCAGGACACGATCGACGAGATCTACAAGGTCACCGGCTTCGACCCCAGCAAGCTGTGA
- a CDS encoding TRAP transporter small permease, which produces MKWLDRLEEWLIAALMGLATLIIFAAVIHRYGSGFNTPLQDWLLSLNMAWAQEATIYLFVWMAKFGAAYGVRTGIHVGVDVLINQLSEPRRRFFVLFGLLAGAFFTACIASMGAYFVWHNGANFAFHDFFGLDTSEYIEGPVTPDLEWPTWIIYSAIPLGSALMCFRFLQVAWSYYKTGELPHHDHGHVEGMDDADTAAKA; this is translated from the coding sequence ATGAAATGGCTCGACCGGCTTGAGGAGTGGCTGATTGCTGCCCTGATGGGTCTGGCCACTCTGATCATCTTTGCCGCGGTGATCCACCGCTATGGCTCAGGCTTCAACACCCCACTTCAAGACTGGTTGCTCAGCCTGAACATGGCCTGGGCCCAGGAAGCCACGATTTACCTGTTTGTGTGGATGGCCAAATTTGGTGCAGCCTACGGCGTTCGCACGGGCATCCACGTGGGCGTTGACGTGTTGATCAACCAACTCAGCGAGCCGCGTCGCCGCTTCTTTGTGCTGTTTGGTCTGCTGGCTGGCGCATTCTTCACCGCCTGCATTGCCTCGATGGGGGCTTACTTCGTGTGGCACAACGGCGCCAATTTCGCCTTCCACGACTTCTTCGGGTTGGACACGTCTGAATACATCGAAGGCCCCGTGACCCCGGACCTGGAGTGGCCCACCTGGATCATCTACAGCGCGATCCCCCTGGGCTCCGCCCTGATGTGCTTCCGATTCCTGCAGGTGGCGTGGAGCTATTACAAGACTGGTGAGCTGCCCCATCACGACCACGGCCACGTGGAAGGCATGGATGACGCCGACACAGCGGCCAAGGCCTGA
- a CDS encoding TRAP transporter large permease, which yields MSGIIIFSILLVLMLTGMPVSISLGLTVLSFIFLFTQVPIEAVALKLFTGIEKFEIMAIPFFILAGNFLTHGGVARRMINFATSMVGHWHGGLGLGAVVACALFAAVSGSSPATVAAIGAILLPAMVKAGFPKKFGAGVITTSGGLGILIPPSIVMVMYSVTTNTSVGALFMAGVIPGAMLATLLGLTTWWIARRNNYPRLPKASWGQRLKALKDSIWGLMLIVIVMGGIYSGMFTPTEAAAMSAVYAFIVAVFVYKDLSIKDVPRMLLNSANMSAMLLYIITNAVLFSFVLANENVPQQLADWLINMGLGPIAFLLVVNILLLIAGNFMEPSSIILILAPILFPVAVQLGIDPIHFGILIVVNMEIGLCTPPVGLNLYVASGIAKMGMTEITKAVSPWLLTMLAFLGLVTYVPEISLWLPRMLGY from the coding sequence ATGAGCGGAATCATCATTTTTTCCATCCTGCTGGTCCTCATGCTGACCGGCATGCCGGTCAGTATCTCGCTGGGCCTGACCGTGCTGAGCTTCATTTTCCTGTTCACGCAGGTGCCCATTGAAGCCGTGGCCCTCAAGCTGTTCACCGGCATCGAGAAGTTCGAGATCATGGCCATCCCGTTCTTCATCCTGGCCGGCAACTTCCTCACCCACGGCGGTGTGGCACGACGCATGATCAATTTCGCCACCAGCATGGTGGGACATTGGCACGGCGGGCTGGGCCTGGGGGCCGTGGTGGCATGCGCGCTGTTTGCCGCGGTCTCAGGGTCTTCGCCCGCGACCGTGGCGGCCATTGGCGCCATCTTGCTGCCCGCCATGGTCAAGGCAGGATTTCCCAAGAAGTTTGGTGCCGGCGTCATCACCACCTCTGGCGGCTTGGGCATCCTGATCCCACCGTCCATCGTGATGGTGATGTACTCCGTCACCACCAACACCTCCGTGGGGGCCCTGTTCATGGCCGGCGTGATTCCCGGGGCCATGCTGGCCACGCTGCTGGGCTTGACCACCTGGTGGATCGCTCGCCGTAACAACTACCCCCGCCTGCCCAAGGCCAGTTGGGGGCAGCGGCTGAAGGCGTTGAAGGATTCCATCTGGGGCCTGATGCTGATCGTCATCGTGATGGGGGGCATCTACAGCGGCATGTTCACGCCCACCGAAGCAGCGGCCATGAGCGCGGTCTACGCGTTCATCGTGGCGGTGTTCGTCTACAAAGACCTGAGCATCAAAGACGTGCCACGCATGTTGCTGAATTCCGCCAACATGAGTGCGATGTTGCTGTACATCATCACCAACGCGGTGCTGTTCAGCTTCGTGCTGGCCAACGAGAACGTGCCTCAGCAACTGGCCGACTGGCTGATCAACATGGGTCTGGGCCCCATCGCCTTCCTGCTGGTGGTCAACATCCTGTTGCTGATCGCGGGCAACTTCATGGAGCCCTCGTCCATCATCCTGATCCTGGCGCCCATCCTGTTCCCCGTGGCCGTGCAACTGGGCATCGACCCCATTCACTTCGGCATCCTGATCGTGGTGAACATGGAAATCGGCCTGTGCACACCACCCGTGGGCCTGAACTTGTACGTGGCCTCGGGCATCGCCAAAATGGGCATGACCGAGATCACCAAGGCCGTCAGCCCCTGGCTGTTGACCATGCTGGCCTTCCTGGGGCTGGTGACGTATGTGCCTGAAATCTCGCTGTGGCTGCCACGCATGCTGGGCTATTGA
- the gcvT gene encoding glycine cleavage system aminomethyltransferase GcvT — translation MSDTSSATLLTTPLHALHIELGAKMVPFGGYDMPVQYATGILAEHKHTRAAAGLFDVSHMGQVLLSGPGADAALETLVPVDIVDLAVGKQRYALFTNEQGGILDDLMVTRRANDLFLVVNAACKAQDIAHLQARIGHLCTVTPLPEQALLALQGPEAVTALARLNDGVRQLVFMTGGHFPLDGIECFVTRSGYTGEDGFEISVPAAQAEQLARALLAQPEVKPIGLGARDTLRLEAGLCLYGHDIDTTTTPVEGALTWAIQKVRRAGGARAGGYPGASIIDQQLAEGATRKRVGLISTERMPVREGAKVVDATGAEIGVVTSGSLGPSLNQPVALAYVATAHATVGTAVFALVRDKKVPMTVASTPFVPNRYHRG, via the coding sequence ATGTCCGACACCTCTTCCGCCACGCTGCTGACCACCCCGCTGCACGCCCTGCACATCGAACTGGGCGCCAAGATGGTGCCGTTTGGTGGCTATGACATGCCCGTGCAGTACGCCACCGGCATCCTGGCCGAGCACAAGCACACCCGCGCCGCTGCAGGCCTGTTCGATGTCTCGCACATGGGCCAGGTGCTGCTCAGCGGCCCGGGCGCGGATGCCGCGCTCGAAACCCTGGTGCCGGTCGACATCGTTGACCTGGCGGTGGGCAAGCAGCGTTATGCGCTGTTCACCAACGAGCAAGGCGGCATCCTGGACGACCTGATGGTCACCCGACGCGCCAACGACCTTTTTCTGGTCGTGAACGCCGCCTGCAAGGCCCAAGACATCGCCCACCTGCAGGCCCGCATCGGCCACCTGTGCACGGTCACGCCCCTGCCTGAGCAAGCCCTGCTGGCCTTGCAAGGCCCCGAGGCCGTCACGGCCCTGGCGCGCCTGAACGACGGCGTGCGCCAACTGGTGTTCATGACCGGCGGCCATTTTCCGCTGGATGGCATCGAGTGCTTCGTCACCCGCTCGGGCTACACCGGCGAAGACGGGTTCGAGATCTCGGTGCCCGCCGCCCAGGCCGAGCAACTGGCCCGTGCCCTGCTCGCTCAACCCGAAGTCAAGCCGATTGGCCTGGGCGCACGCGACACCTTGCGCCTGGAAGCTGGACTGTGCCTCTACGGGCATGACATCGACACCACCACCACCCCGGTGGAAGGGGCCCTCACCTGGGCCATCCAGAAGGTGCGCCGCGCGGGCGGTGCGCGTGCCGGTGGCTACCCAGGCGCCTCGATCATCGACCAGCAACTGGCCGAAGGCGCCACCCGCAAGCGCGTGGGTCTGATCAGCACCGAACGCATGCCCGTTCGTGAAGGTGCCAAGGTGGTCGATGCCACGGGGGCCGAGATCGGTGTGGTCACCAGTGGTTCTCTGGGCCCCAGCCTGAACCAGCCGGTGGCCCTGGCCTATGTCGCCACCGCCCACGCCACCGTGGGCACCGCCGTGTTCGCCCTGGTGCGCGACAAGAAGGTGCCCATGACCGTGGCCAGCACCCCGTTTGTGCCCAATCGCTACCACCGCGGCTGA
- the gcvH gene encoding glycine cleavage system protein GcvH: MTIKYTPDHEWLQIEADGTAIVGITHHAQDALGDVVFVDLPAVGASFQAKDVAGVVESVKAAADVYMPVDGEIVEVNEGLRDDPALANSDPTGAGWFFKVKLSNPAQLDALMDKTAYDELLKNA; encoded by the coding sequence ATGACCATCAAGTACACGCCCGACCACGAATGGCTCCAGATCGAAGCCGATGGCACCGCCATCGTGGGCATCACCCACCACGCCCAGGACGCCCTGGGTGACGTGGTGTTCGTGGACCTGCCCGCTGTGGGCGCCAGCTTCCAGGCCAAGGACGTGGCTGGTGTGGTCGAGTCGGTGAAGGCCGCCGCTGACGTCTACATGCCCGTGGACGGCGAGATCGTCGAGGTCAACGAAGGCCTGCGTGACGACCCCGCCCTGGCCAACAGCGACCCCACGGGCGCAGGCTGGTTCTTCAAGGTCAAGCTGTCCAACCCGGCTCAGCTTGACGCCTTGATGGACAAGACCGCCTACGACGAGCTGCTGAAGAACGCCTGA